DNA from Anser cygnoides isolate HZ-2024a breed goose chromosome 32, Taihu_goose_T2T_genome, whole genome shotgun sequence:
AGTGCCCCTATCCATCCCCTTGCTGGCATTATTGCTGGCCCACACCAACAAGGGCGCGTTGCACTGCTGAGCTGTCGGGTCCACGTAGTTCATTGGCCTGAACCAAATTAAAAGGGAACCCTCAGAAAATGAACATCCTTGGAGTTTATTTCCAAAATCATGCTACCTTGAAAAGCGGATAAATATTGCAACTCCAGCTAATGGCTGTGCTTGCCTGTGATCAGaagagtaaaacaaacaaaaagcttaaAACTTTTCCTTGGGCTGAAAGAGAATGAAACCACGCAGAACTCAGCTAGGataattctgtaattctggACAGTGACTACCTGGCACTGCGCTGTCTCTTTAAGGCGCACACAGCTGctcaatacaaaaataaataaataaaaaatccactgGATAAGGATACTGCCTTTTCCTTATTTCATCATTACAGCCTTcacttctcccttccctttttgtGCAGTGATCTCAGAATTGCCCAGTCAGATCCTAAGCTTTGTGGACAGGGACGTGTCCGGTGCATGCCTCTACAAAGCACACAGAGTGTCTGTGCCTCCGTAACAACAACCAGCTGACTGCCTATCTGTTCTCAGAGCAAAAACCCAGCAAGCAAGCAGAAGCTAAACAAAGTTTAGTAGCCAGAGCGACTATGTAATTTAAACAGGTTGTTACATTTGGATAGCCAAAAAGATTGCAATAGTCCAGAAGATTTCTACTGTATCATGACTGCAATCCTTTTGTTGCTCAAGCTCTGTCTCACCTACAAGACAAGCCAGTATCTAAAGCCTGCAAGTGTGGAAAGAGGTGAGAGTCACTGTCAGAGTGCCCTGCACGCCACATCACGGCCGTTAGACGGTCAGACGTACAATGAGACAGCAGTCCACAAACCTGATAGGCAAAACACGCATGAGGTTTTGGATCAGCCGCTTCTGCCAGACAGCAGGCTGGAAGCAGGCAGGATCTGAGCTTTCAGACTGAACGCAGTTAAACGTTCAAGCACGTCCTCAGCACACGAGTGATGCCTTCAAAGCAAGTTGTCCAGTTAGGAGCACAGCCTCCCGTGTTTGCTAGGCGAAGCAGAGGTGCTCAGCGGGGCTGGCACCCCCCTCCCTTCTCAGATGTTTCCAGCAGTTTGGTAGGACCGCAGCGCTGCCTCTTTAAGACACATTTTGGAGTGTGGCCAGCCAGGCAGACATATCCGGTTCAGAGGTAGCTCTGGCACCGGGAAAAGCTTCAGGCAGAGCGTGCTGAGCTCCCTGCACGCCCAGCTCCGCAGAGATGGTGcttgcctccctgctgcagagctgcgtCCAGCTCCTCGTCTTGCCTGCGCACGTATTCACCTACCTGGGCTTGTGGGACTCCTTCTATAAGAAAGTTTTTCCGTATATCATGGCTCAGATGGCTCCAGCCTACAACCATAAAGTCTACAAGCAGAAACAAGCCCTGTTCAGCAACCTGCGAACATTTGCAGGCCCTTCGGGCCAGCTCACCTTGCTGGAAATTGGCACGGGCACCGGCACCAATTTCCAGTTCTACCCACCAGGCTGCCGGCTCACGTGCACCGACCCTAACCCCGATTTCAGCAAGTTCCTCCTCAGGAGCCTCTCGGAGAACCGGCACCTCCAGCTCGAGCGGTCGGTGGTTGCCTCTGGCGAGGACCTGCATCAGATTCGGGACGGCAGCATGGACGTGGTGGTGAGCACCCTGGTGCTGTGCTCCGTGAGCAGCGTCCGGAAGGTCCTGGCCGAAGTTCTGCGGGTGCTCAGGCGGGTAAGCGAGGGAGAAAAGGGCGATTTGTGTCACGAGGAGCCAACTCCCCCGTGCTGGCCCACGTGTGGGATAGATGGAACTGCCTGCACGAGGTCCAGGATGAGTTTAAAAGCACCCGTCAGCTTTTTCGGCCCCCGGGAAGATGGGTTTATCCACTCCTTCCCCCTCAGCAGGCAGTTTCGGTTAAATACACACGCAGTGACAACGCTGCAACCCCTACCGACTGCTGAATGTTTACAGCGTAAAACACGAGTGCTCCCTCCAAAAATTcaagcaataataaaataactaaaaataataagcaataataaaaataagaaaagcccTAAAAGCTGTAGTcgtatttaaatatttattttaaatccaaatTCACATTAATTTTGTATAAGCCACTTCATGATTTGTTAGAAAACTTCCATTCCTTCCATTTACTTAGGTTTGAAAATCTCAGAGATTATCAAACGGACCTTTGTTCCTAAATCTTTTCAAGTTATCAGGACCGAGAACCCAAATGAAGTCAGAAACTGGATGTCAGCACCTAggtcattttaatatttttgaaaatgtgtccTTGGTTCATGTTGACTGTTTGTTAAGACAAGCAATAAGAATTTCTTGTTTATTCCAAAGATTTCAAACCACACTGCATGCATAGGGCAGAAGACTGTCATGGAACTAGCATTGCTGTGGTCTGGTGTGCGAGTACCTTTTCCCCAAACATGAACAATCCTATTCTTATTCTGCAGGTTGCAGAGGAGCCATGGTTAGAGTCCAACAGGTTGAACCCTTACCATCCCTCCTAATTCTAggttaatgaaaattaaaaataggcCGTCACTTACAACCATTGAGCTGATGCCACACAGAGCAAACTGGGCAGAAATACAGCGTGCCTGGTTTCTGGATCCACCTGCCCTCTTGTCGTACATGGCCCACTTAAAAGGGCACCAGCTCCAGGGCCCTCCCTAACTGCTGCTGTTGAAATGTCTGACAACAGTGAAGCTGAAATTGTAACAAAGCCTGCCTCAACAACTGCTGGGATTTCAAGTTGTTTAACCTGGGAAGTGTGTAACTGGGGGGGGATCCTCGTGCATCTCAACAGCATCAGAAGTCGTCTGCAGAAACAACCACCGTGCACAGAGGGAGAAGCAGGCACAGGGAATGGATTTGTAGGCTGTGGACAAAGTGCTCTCATGTCCGATTTCCCTTCTGCCaaatcctctttcttttcctagcCTGTAACTTGACACATGACATTGCCTACAAGTTTCTTTACGTTACTGTGCTGGAGAGATCTGTGGACCTGTCTGGGATCACAAGAGAAGCTGTCCTTCCTCTGTCTTGTAACGCTGAGACACAACGCAAGAGAAGTTGCACTTCTGGCCTGCGCAGCACCAACTCCTAagtactttttgtttgtgttgcttCACCTGCAGAGGAAAGAACTAGCTCAGCCTGCTTTAGCTCTCCCTCCTCAGCATGGCTGGTATGCTGCCAGGCACGCAGACGGCCGGGAACACCTGCAGGCAGTGCTGATCGCCCCGGCAATTTTACAGATGAGAGAAACTGAAGCACAAGGATGTTAAAGTGGTTACTCTGAGATCATCCAAGGCAGTTGCGACAGAGATGATAACCCTGTGGCAGCAGTTCCTAGCCACCAGACCATACAGCTTCTTGCACGGCTCTAAGCTGCACCCATCCGTAAACTTGTAGTCAGTCCATCACAGCCACCACCTTCAATGAAAAC
Protein-coding regions in this window:
- the LOC106047731 gene encoding thiol S-methyltransferase TMT1A-like, with product MVLASLLQSCVQLLVLPAHVFTYLGLWDSFYKKVFPYIMAQMAPAYNHKVYKQKQALFSNLRTFAGPSGQLTLLEIGTGTGTNFQFYPPGCRLTCTDPNPDFSKFLLRSLSENRHLQLERSVVASGEDLHQIRDGSMDVVVSTLVLCSVSSVRKVLAEVLRVLRRGGAFYFLEHVAADHSSWTYFWQKVFDPLWKCFGDGCSLSRETQKELEKTNFSELNLKQIYVTPYWIPSSPHIIGYAVK